In one Niallia taxi genomic region, the following are encoded:
- a CDS encoding formate--tetrahydrofolate ligase, with protein sequence MKTDIEIAQQASMEPVLDIAKKLGLTIDDLELYGKYKAKISSEKLEQISANKSGKIILVTAINPTPAGEGKSTVTVGLGDALQKLDKKTAIAMREPSLGPTMGIKGGAAGGGYAQVMPMEDINLHFTGDLHAITTANNALAALMDNHIHQGNELKIDQRRIVWKRALDLNDRALRKVVIGLGGPLQGVPREDGFDITVASEIMAVLCLAHDLNDLKVRLSKMVIAYNIDKQPVTVGELGVEGALTLLLKDAVKPNLVQTLEHTPAIIHGGPFANIAHGCNSVIATAAASKLADYVVTEAGFGADLGAEKFLNIKARNEQINPEIVVIVATIRALKMHGGVAKSELAEENIDALKKGFANLQKHVDSIKSFGLPFVVAINRFYTDSVKEIEVLEELCNAEGIPVALTEVWEKGSTGGLELARKVLEIIEQDKNEFQHSYSLDASIEEKIRTIATTIYGASNVEFSTKAKKQMKDFQGFGWGNLPICMAKTQYSLSDDPSLLGRPQEFSITVRELKPSIGAGFLVALTGDVMTMPGLPKQPAALKMDVNEHGKAIGLF encoded by the coding sequence ATGAAAACGGATATTGAAATTGCACAACAGGCAAGTATGGAACCTGTATTGGACATAGCAAAAAAACTTGGATTAACAATCGATGATCTTGAGTTATACGGAAAATATAAAGCGAAAATTTCATCTGAAAAGCTGGAGCAAATAAGCGCAAATAAATCAGGGAAAATTATCCTTGTGACAGCAATCAATCCGACACCAGCAGGAGAAGGAAAATCAACTGTTACAGTTGGCCTTGGCGATGCTTTGCAAAAGCTGGATAAAAAAACAGCCATTGCGATGAGAGAGCCCTCACTTGGACCAACAATGGGCATTAAAGGTGGTGCAGCTGGCGGTGGCTATGCACAGGTTATGCCGATGGAAGATATTAATCTTCATTTCACAGGTGACCTTCACGCTATCACAACTGCCAACAATGCATTAGCAGCACTTATGGACAACCATATCCACCAAGGAAATGAACTGAAAATTGATCAAAGGCGCATTGTTTGGAAAAGGGCCCTTGATTTGAATGATCGTGCTTTAAGAAAAGTAGTAATCGGACTTGGTGGGCCATTACAAGGTGTTCCGCGCGAAGATGGTTTTGATATTACGGTTGCCTCAGAAATTATGGCTGTATTGTGCCTGGCACATGACTTAAATGATTTAAAGGTAAGGCTGTCTAAGATGGTTATCGCTTATAACATAGATAAGCAGCCTGTAACAGTTGGAGAGCTTGGTGTTGAGGGTGCATTGACACTTCTGTTGAAGGATGCTGTGAAGCCGAATCTTGTGCAGACGCTTGAGCATACACCAGCAATCATTCACGGCGGACCTTTTGCAAATATTGCGCATGGGTGCAATAGTGTTATTGCAACTGCAGCTGCAAGCAAGCTAGCTGATTATGTTGTAACAGAAGCAGGCTTCGGAGCAGATCTAGGTGCTGAGAAATTCTTAAATATCAAAGCTAGAAATGAACAAATCAATCCAGAAATTGTCGTTATCGTTGCTACAATAAGAGCATTGAAAATGCATGGCGGCGTAGCAAAGTCTGAATTGGCAGAAGAAAATATTGACGCGCTGAAAAAAGGATTTGCGAATTTGCAAAAGCATGTTGACAGTATTAAAAGCTTCGGCCTGCCATTTGTAGTTGCCATCAACCGGTTTTATACAGACAGTGTAAAGGAAATCGAAGTGCTTGAGGAGCTTTGCAATGCGGAAGGTATTCCAGTGGCACTGACAGAGGTTTGGGAAAAGGGCTCAACTGGTGGACTCGAGCTTGCTAGGAAGGTATTGGAAATCATCGAGCAAGACAAAAATGAGTTTCAGCATAGTTATAGCCTTGATGCATCCATTGAGGAAAAGATTCGAACAATTGCTACAACGATTTATGGCGCAAGCAATGTAGAGTTCAGCACAAAGGCGAAAAAGCAGATGAAGGATTTTCAAGGCTTTGGCTGGGGCAACCTCCCTATCTGTATGGCCAAAACCCAATACTCCCTTTCAGATGATCCATCACTACTTGGACGTCCACAGGAGTTCTCTATTACAGTAAGAGAGCTGAAGCCAAGCATTGGTGCAGGCTTCCTTGTTGCCTTGACAGGAGATGTAATGACAATGCCAGGACTGCCAAAGCAGCCTGCCGCACTGAAAATGGACGTAAATGAACATGGAAAAGCAATCGGCCTGTTTTAA
- the coaW gene encoding type II pantothenate kinase, whose protein sequence is MAVIGIDAGGTMIKLAYKDKGRIHFKKYANTEMDAAMGWLKLFKWERIALTGSKAAYLQSMHFPDALIVSEFDAVCNGAKWLQEKENPNSEEEFILVNMGTGTSWFHVNKTSYKRILGSGIGGGTIIGLSSMLANEQNFSAITDLAAKGKHNKLDLLVKDLYDKEDIGVNGNLTASNFGKGQEADGSQEDGISALFQMVAETIVLLTQQANTIHQVDKIVYAGGAVYGNKPLQKIITSFDYLFPTKQVFLQDGQFCGAIGAFLAIE, encoded by the coding sequence TTGGCTGTAATTGGGATTGATGCAGGTGGAACGATGATAAAGTTGGCTTATAAAGATAAGGGCAGAATTCATTTTAAAAAGTATGCAAACACAGAAATGGATGCAGCGATGGGCTGGCTTAAGCTGTTTAAGTGGGAGCGGATAGCTTTAACAGGTAGTAAAGCCGCCTATTTGCAATCCATGCATTTTCCTGACGCACTAATTGTTTCTGAGTTTGATGCAGTGTGTAATGGCGCTAAATGGCTTCAGGAAAAGGAGAACCCAAACAGTGAAGAGGAATTTATCCTTGTCAATATGGGAACAGGCACTTCCTGGTTTCACGTAAATAAAACTAGCTATAAACGGATTTTAGGCAGTGGTATCGGTGGTGGAACGATTATAGGCTTGTCTTCCATGCTGGCAAACGAACAGAATTTTTCCGCGATTACAGACCTTGCTGCAAAAGGCAAGCATAACAAGCTTGATTTGCTTGTTAAAGACTTATATGACAAAGAAGATATTGGAGTTAATGGCAACCTTACTGCCAGTAATTTTGGCAAAGGACAAGAGGCTGATGGAAGTCAAGAGGATGGGATTTCGGCTTTATTTCAAATGGTAGCTGAAACGATTGTTCTGTTAACACAACAAGCAAATACCATTCATCAAGTGGATAAGATTGTCTATGCAGGAGGTGCTGTTTATGGTAATAAACCATTGCAAAAGATAATTACTTCATTTGATTATCTGTTTCCTACAAAACAGGTTTTTCTGCAGGATGGACAGTTTTGCGGTGCGATTGGAGCGTTTTTAGCAATAGAGTAA
- a CDS encoding glutathione peroxidase: MTVYDFEVKKITGEEVSLDQYEGKVLVIVNTASKCGFTPQFKELQSVFEEYKELGLEVLGFPCNQFMNQEPGSEDEILSFCEMNYGVSFPMFAKIDVNGKNAAPLYKHLSEEAPGAMGLKAIKWNFTKFLVDRSGKVVKRYSPNASPLEMKEDIEKLL, encoded by the coding sequence ATGACTGTTTATGATTTTGAAGTAAAGAAAATCACTGGCGAAGAAGTGTCACTGGATCAATACGAAGGTAAGGTTCTAGTTATCGTTAATACTGCGAGCAAGTGCGGATTTACTCCTCAATTTAAGGAGCTTCAATCCGTTTTTGAAGAATATAAGGAATTGGGACTTGAAGTGCTTGGTTTTCCTTGCAATCAGTTTATGAATCAAGAGCCAGGCAGCGAGGACGAGATTCTGTCATTTTGTGAAATGAACTACGGAGTATCCTTTCCGATGTTCGCTAAAATTGATGTGAATGGAAAAAACGCCGCACCTTTATATAAGCATTTAAGCGAAGAAGCACCTGGCGCAATGGGTCTTAAGGCGATTAAATGGAATTTTACAAAGTTTTTAGTAGACCGTTCAGGCAAGGTTGTGAAGCGTTATTCTCCAAATGCATCTCCTTTAGAGATGAAAGAGGATATTGAAAAATTATTATAA
- a CDS encoding MerR family transcriptional regulator: MMLEQEKEIIAAKEELLLSVKEAAVQIEETPGVVRNWLRELKGVIPTIVGEHGYRYFDSNAMEVLEKVKRMRNDDKLSLREIEETLNDSPQAPILLQTDETTEKILEELTATKEQLQLQINFNSVLVEQLKKQQEEMDRQQEFIETQKEQISALALAADRPFEHTYGARKTKEEQKEKEVPVRRGSFFRLFSFR; the protein is encoded by the coding sequence ATGATGTTGGAACAAGAAAAGGAAATAATCGCTGCCAAAGAGGAACTTTTATTAAGTGTAAAGGAAGCAGCTGTACAAATTGAAGAAACACCTGGAGTTGTGCGCAACTGGCTCAGGGAATTGAAAGGTGTTATTCCAACTATCGTTGGAGAGCATGGCTATCGCTATTTTGACAGCAATGCAATGGAAGTATTGGAAAAGGTAAAAAGAATGCGTAATGACGATAAATTATCACTAAGAGAAATTGAAGAAACACTAAACGATTCTCCACAAGCTCCGATTCTGCTGCAAACAGATGAAACAACAGAAAAGATTTTAGAAGAATTAACAGCAACAAAAGAACAGCTTCAACTGCAAATTAACTTTAATTCTGTTCTAGTTGAGCAATTGAAGAAGCAGCAAGAGGAAATGGACCGCCAACAAGAATTCATTGAAACACAAAAAGAGCAAATTTCCGCCTTAGCTCTTGCTGCAGATAGACCGTTTGAGCATACTTATGGTGCAAGAAAAACGAAAGAGGAACAAAAGGAAAAGGAAGTGCCAGTAAGAAGAGGATCGTTTTTCCGCTTATTTTCTTTCCGTTAA